Proteins from one Kineosporiaceae bacterium genomic window:
- a CDS encoding AMP-binding protein, whose amino-acid sequence MGTDSCRERVRSAWAEALSTDDLDEDDNFFALGGDSVCAARLARRLSGELGVEVKARAVFDHPTFGAFTAHVGGLRAPEPDIPLRADPATHPLSPGQLRLWLLNRLRPLSFSYNVPLIIQLDGPLHRAALDEALTELVRRHEPLRTVFPEHPDGSGGPIGQVLPPAPVEVPTLAASEAPDAHVRANQFLQLPFELRRQPPVRCAVLPVGGDRHWLLVSTHHIATDGDSLRLLLAELGTLYTAAALGTSLPTDPPETSYGDLVTWQRAARAAPDPDRLDRRRTALGGLPDHPLPLEAMPGRSADGIGERVRCVLSPATTEAIRSLAAGRRTTVFVTLLAMCGELVARWSGHDEHYLGFPISVREPACAHELLGFFLETGLVRLQLSGSGDLYSLLDQAHRAVREATVDVVPFDLLAEGIATHRGNRTPPFRVWVNDLGEPLRPPTMHGLSTTIVEVTQPPALFDLGIYIVEDDEQITVDLIYEPTVCSPEAAEEFLEQFHGLLRAAVAAPQVPLRSHRPATTRSAGLPDLDDVLATDGASGAGQDAVAAPWQGSTVGQRISAMSRDRPHDVAVRAGDRDVSGTELAEGVRRLAAELREGGIGGGDLVAVYADRGLPLVVSMLAAWSLPAQVLMLDPRHPPARHQEILARVRPAMLIRDRPAPAFSVPVTVHLDATARVVDVLPATPTARPAQAIGVQRRPGYVAFTSGTTGRPTGVVGDLGPVEHFLSWYAAAFELRADDRVSLLSGIAHDPLLRDVLLPIWLGGTLCIPTPETYADPERLAHWLRRERVSVMHLTPQVARLIAAQQVVLEDVRLVCLAGDTVTAADVDRLARVAPCAQLVNGYGTTQTPQLVSVRRLTPGSSPQLGTAAPGSQVLVLDADGSRCGIGQPGRLVVRSRHLAGLLPDSDPEDLAALTPDPVAGVMRFVTGDLGRYRTDSSVEHLGRDDDLVKVRGHRVHPLETDRALALDARVSNSITVAREGPDGTELVSFVVGRDVTGPQLRAHLATVLPAAGVPTSIVMLEQLPLGPTGKVDRRALPVAAARPAVAASVIAAGDPTESRLARVWSTVLGVDRLEVTDSFFDLGGSSLSMIRLQAAVRREFGTTLPLTTLYENPTVRSLARALSRRPGNEPSARSRPATSTAQDRRVESARRLAARRSPGLRSENATDPGPAPGPRGEEDDRIPLGDGWLLWRPVVLRSAGFAFSDLHSALGEGSWGTAGIDSPDVEAALRAGRQAVLDLARREDFRTALQWQNPAVLSLSLDWLLAEPDGPRTSRRRASEHTLVKYLQRYHTKNESVGFYGPVRWVRIEDGAPVFAVRPGTRVSHRMRVYVEDWVVEELAATLCADPAVARFIPPSLAFGVTRLGRKLILPGGDTTALSPLESDVVTLVDGHRLTADLAAALDRPIQQVEAVLLRLGDQGFVDRALHVPPDLDAELRLRERLSELLPEQSAGEPLRLLAELEAARGRVERAATEAELGDALEQLGEWFTRCTGGRAVRTRAESQVGRRMAVGQAQRDLELRLGAGLVDDLVAPLNLVMQSARWLARSAGERFSELAEREYDDLRVLFGSERVQLNALCQRVLPHVATGRILDEVIEDLRRRWGVVLAVDPTAGGVRRASADLASAVGEQFDGPPAGFAAARHHSPDVMIAAADADDIVSGRAEFVLGEVHACMITVDGRSFTDSEPWPGEVRRLADLALSDDEPRFVPLHVRGELTSITGWDYPPPDGHSAAFIYLSFGEGIGERRPPGPVIAAADIVVTRDGGGLVATLPDGRTYPLIAVLGEYVGYMAANRFQVLPEAPHSPRVTIDRLVIARETWRIPAAELISLTAVPESEAYRGLCEIATAHGIARHTFWRAAPGTKPIYLDLKSPVLGALLVRELRRVARSGEATVTFVEMYPGPDQLWLTDAAGRRYTSELRITIADALAPRGIRG is encoded by the coding sequence GTGGGGACCGACTCGTGTCGGGAACGGGTCCGATCTGCCTGGGCCGAGGCGCTGAGCACCGACGACCTGGACGAGGACGACAATTTCTTCGCCCTCGGTGGTGATTCGGTCTGCGCTGCTCGCCTCGCACGCCGGCTGTCTGGTGAGCTCGGGGTGGAGGTCAAGGCTCGGGCCGTCTTCGACCACCCCACGTTCGGTGCCTTCACCGCCCACGTCGGCGGGCTCCGGGCACCCGAGCCCGACATCCCGCTCCGGGCCGACCCGGCGACGCACCCCCTGAGTCCGGGACAGCTGCGGCTCTGGCTGCTCAACCGGTTGCGGCCCCTGAGTTTCTCCTACAACGTCCCGTTGATCATCCAGCTCGACGGGCCACTGCACCGAGCGGCACTCGACGAGGCCCTGACCGAACTGGTGCGACGCCACGAGCCCTTGCGCACGGTGTTCCCGGAGCACCCCGACGGCTCGGGTGGTCCGATCGGGCAGGTCCTGCCCCCGGCTCCCGTCGAGGTGCCCACCCTGGCGGCGAGCGAGGCCCCCGATGCCCACGTACGGGCGAACCAGTTCCTGCAACTCCCGTTCGAGCTGCGCCGGCAGCCTCCGGTGCGCTGCGCCGTCCTGCCCGTCGGTGGCGATCGCCACTGGTTGCTCGTCTCGACCCATCACATCGCGACGGACGGGGACTCCCTGCGCCTGCTGCTGGCCGAGTTGGGCACGCTGTACACGGCTGCGGCCCTCGGGACGTCGTTACCGACCGACCCGCCGGAAACGTCCTACGGCGACCTCGTCACCTGGCAACGGGCCGCGAGGGCTGCGCCAGACCCCGACCGGCTGGACCGGCGACGGACAGCGCTCGGCGGGCTGCCCGACCACCCCCTGCCCCTGGAGGCGATGCCGGGCCGATCCGCCGACGGCATCGGGGAGCGCGTCCGGTGTGTGCTGAGCCCGGCGACCACCGAGGCGATCCGGTCGCTCGCCGCGGGTCGTCGCACGACGGTGTTCGTCACGCTGCTCGCGATGTGCGGTGAGCTCGTGGCGCGGTGGTCGGGACACGACGAGCACTACCTCGGATTCCCGATCAGTGTGCGCGAGCCGGCCTGCGCGCACGAGCTGCTCGGGTTCTTCCTCGAGACCGGCCTCGTCCGGCTCCAGCTGTCCGGCTCCGGCGACCTGTACTCCCTGCTCGACCAGGCACACCGGGCCGTGCGCGAGGCGACGGTCGACGTGGTGCCGTTCGATCTGCTCGCCGAGGGGATCGCCACCCACCGCGGGAACCGGACTCCCCCCTTCCGGGTGTGGGTGAACGATCTGGGGGAACCCTTGCGTCCTCCGACGATGCACGGGCTGAGCACCACGATCGTCGAGGTCACGCAGCCCCCGGCGCTGTTCGATCTGGGGATCTACATCGTCGAGGACGACGAGCAGATCACCGTCGACCTGATCTACGAACCGACCGTCTGCTCACCGGAGGCGGCCGAGGAGTTCCTGGAACAGTTCCACGGGCTGCTCCGGGCCGCCGTGGCCGCGCCGCAGGTGCCGCTGAGAAGCCATCGCCCGGCGACGACCCGATCGGCCGGGCTGCCGGACCTCGACGACGTGTTGGCCACGGACGGCGCGAGCGGGGCCGGCCAGGATGCCGTGGCCGCGCCGTGGCAGGGATCGACGGTGGGGCAACGGATCTCGGCGATGTCCCGGGACCGGCCCCACGACGTCGCGGTACGTGCCGGCGATCGCGATGTCTCGGGAACCGAGTTGGCCGAGGGGGTTCGGCGCCTGGCCGCCGAACTGAGGGAGGGTGGGATCGGCGGCGGTGACCTCGTCGCGGTGTACGCCGATCGAGGGCTCCCGCTCGTGGTCTCGATGCTCGCCGCGTGGTCGCTGCCGGCCCAGGTGCTGATGCTCGACCCCCGGCATCCGCCGGCGCGGCATCAGGAGATCCTGGCCCGGGTGCGCCCCGCGATGCTGATCCGTGACCGGCCCGCCCCCGCGTTCTCGGTGCCGGTGACCGTCCACCTCGACGCCACGGCGCGGGTCGTCGACGTCCTCCCGGCGACGCCGACCGCGCGGCCGGCGCAGGCGATCGGCGTCCAGCGCCGTCCCGGGTACGTGGCATTCACCTCGGGCACCACCGGGCGCCCCACCGGGGTGGTCGGCGATCTCGGCCCGGTGGAGCACTTCCTGTCGTGGTACGCCGCGGCCTTCGAGTTGCGAGCCGATGACCGGGTCAGCCTGTTGTCGGGGATCGCGCACGATCCGCTGCTGCGCGACGTGCTGCTGCCGATCTGGCTCGGCGGGACGCTGTGCATCCCCACACCCGAGACCTACGCCGATCCGGAGCGGTTGGCGCACTGGCTGCGGCGCGAGCGGGTGAGCGTGATGCACCTGACTCCACAGGTGGCACGGCTGATCGCGGCCCAGCAGGTCGTCCTCGAGGACGTGCGCCTGGTCTGCCTCGCCGGGGACACCGTGACCGCCGCCGACGTCGATCGCCTGGCCCGGGTCGCGCCGTGTGCCCAGCTGGTCAACGGATACGGCACGACGCAGACGCCTCAGCTGGTCTCCGTCCGACGGCTCACCCCCGGCAGCTCGCCCCAGTTGGGCACGGCAGCACCCGGTAGCCAGGTGCTGGTGCTCGATGCCGACGGCAGTCGCTGCGGCATCGGGCAGCCGGGACGGCTGGTGGTCCGCAGCCGACACCTGGCCGGGCTGCTGCCGGACAGCGATCCCGAGGATCTGGCGGCCCTGACCCCCGACCCCGTCGCCGGCGTGATGCGCTTCGTGACCGGCGATCTGGGGCGGTACCGCACGGATAGCTCGGTGGAGCATCTCGGCCGCGACGACGACCTGGTCAAGGTGCGTGGTCACCGGGTGCATCCCCTGGAGACCGACCGCGCGCTCGCCCTCGACGCGCGGGTGAGCAACAGCATCACCGTCGCGCGCGAGGGCCCGGACGGCACGGAACTGGTGTCCTTCGTCGTCGGCCGTGACGTCACCGGCCCGCAGTTGCGCGCCCACCTGGCAACCGTTCTGCCGGCGGCCGGTGTGCCGACCTCGATCGTGATGCTCGAACAGCTGCCCCTGGGTCCGACGGGCAAGGTCGATCGACGTGCTCTGCCCGTGGCGGCGGCGCGCCCTGCGGTCGCTGCCTCGGTGATCGCCGCCGGCGACCCCACGGAATCTCGTCTGGCCCGGGTGTGGTCCACGGTGCTCGGCGTGGATCGCCTCGAGGTCACGGACTCCTTCTTCGACCTGGGCGGCTCCTCACTGAGCATGATCCGGCTGCAGGCGGCCGTCCGGCGGGAGTTCGGCACGACGCTTCCCCTCACCACGCTGTACGAGAACCCCACGGTGCGCTCGCTGGCGCGGGCGTTGTCGCGTCGTCCCGGGAACGAGCCCTCGGCCCGCTCGCGCCCGGCGACCTCGACGGCGCAGGACCGACGGGTCGAGTCCGCCCGGCGGTTGGCCGCCCGCCGCTCCCCGGGCCTGCGATCCGAGAACGCGACCGATCCCGGACCGGCGCCCGGCCCCCGCGGCGAGGAGGATGACCGGATCCCGCTCGGCGACGGCTGGCTGTTGTGGCGTCCGGTCGTCCTGCGCAGCGCCGGGTTTGCCTTCTCGGACCTGCACAGCGCGCTCGGTGAGGGCAGCTGGGGCACGGCCGGGATCGATTCCCCGGACGTCGAGGCAGCCCTGCGCGCGGGGCGGCAGGCCGTACTCGACCTGGCCCGTCGCGAGGACTTCCGCACGGCGTTGCAGTGGCAGAACCCTGCTGTCCTGTCGCTGTCCCTCGACTGGCTGCTCGCCGAGCCCGATGGGCCCCGCACCAGCCGTCGGCGAGCCAGTGAGCACACCCTGGTGAAGTACCTCCAGCGCTATCACACCAAGAACGAGTCGGTCGGCTTCTACGGGCCGGTTCGCTGGGTGAGGATCGAGGACGGCGCCCCGGTGTTCGCGGTTCGTCCCGGGACCCGGGTGTCCCACCGGATGAGGGTGTACGTCGAGGACTGGGTGGTCGAGGAGCTCGCCGCCACCCTCTGCGCCGACCCCGCGGTGGCCCGGTTCATCCCGCCCTCCCTCGCCTTCGGTGTCACCCGGCTGGGGCGAAAGCTGATCCTGCCCGGGGGTGACACCACGGCGTTGAGCCCCCTCGAGAGCGACGTCGTCACCCTCGTCGACGGTCATCGCCTCACGGCCGACCTGGCGGCAGCCCTGGACCGGCCGATCCAGCAGGTCGAGGCCGTGCTGCTCCGCCTCGGCGACCAGGGGTTCGTGGACCGAGCGCTCCACGTCCCGCCCGATCTCGATGCCGAGCTCCGGCTCCGTGAACGGCTGTCGGAGCTGCTGCCGGAACAGAGTGCCGGTGAGCCGTTGCGGCTCCTGGCGGAGCTCGAGGCGGCGCGCGGCCGGGTCGAGCGTGCCGCCACCGAGGCGGAGCTGGGCGATGCGCTCGAGCAGCTGGGCGAGTGGTTCACCCGATGCACCGGGGGGCGAGCGGTACGCACCCGGGCCGAGTCGCAGGTCGGTCGGCGCATGGCGGTCGGTCAGGCGCAGCGCGACCTCGAGCTGCGGCTCGGGGCAGGTCTCGTCGACGACCTCGTCGCCCCGCTGAACCTGGTGATGCAGAGTGCCCGCTGGCTGGCCCGTTCGGCGGGTGAGCGCTTCAGCGAGCTCGCCGAGCGGGAGTACGACGATCTGCGGGTGCTGTTCGGCAGCGAGCGCGTCCAGCTCAACGCCCTCTGCCAGCGGGTGCTGCCCCACGTGGCCACGGGCCGGATCCTCGACGAGGTGATCGAGGATCTCCGTCGGCGGTGGGGCGTCGTCCTCGCGGTCGACCCGACCGCGGGCGGCGTTCGGCGCGCGAGTGCGGACCTCGCGTCGGCGGTGGGCGAGCAGTTCGACGGGCCGCCCGCGGGCTTCGCCGCTGCCCGTCACCACAGTCCGGACGTCATGATCGCCGCCGCCGACGCAGACGACATCGTCTCGGGCAGAGCCGAATTCGTCCTCGGTGAGGTGCACGCGTGCATGATCACCGTCGATGGGAGGTCCTTCACCGACAGCGAACCGTGGCCCGGCGAGGTGCGTCGCCTCGCCGACCTCGCGCTCTCGGACGACGAGCCCCGATTCGTCCCGTTGCACGTCCGGGGCGAGTTGACCTCCATCACCGGCTGGGACTACCCGCCGCCCGACGGCCATTCGGCCGCGTTCATCTACCTGTCCTTCGGTGAGGGCATCGGCGAGCGTCGCCCACCCGGACCGGTGATCGCGGCCGCTGACATCGTGGTGACCCGTGACGGCGGGGGGCTGGTGGCCACCCTGCCCGATGGGCGCACCTACCCGCTCATCGCCGTCCTGGGAGAGTACGTCGGCTACATGGCGGCCAACCGCTTCCAGGTCCTGCCCGAGGCACCGCACTCACCCCGGGTGACCATCGACCGGCTGGTGATCGCGCGGGAGACCTGGCGGATCCCCGCAGCGGAGTTGATCTCGCTGACGGCCGTCCCCGAATCGGAGGCCTACCGGGGGTTGTGCGAGATCGCCACCGCGCACGGCATCGCCCGGCACACGTTCTGGCGGGCGGCACCGGGCACCAAACCGATCTACCTCGATCTGAAGAGTCCGGTGTTGGGTGCCCTGCTGGTGCGCGAGTTGCGGCGGGTGGCCCGGTCCGGCGAGGCCACGGTCACGTTCGTCGAGATGTACCCCGGCCCGGATCAGCTGTGGCTGACCGATGCGGCCGGACGGCGCTACACGAGCGAGTTGCGGATCACCATCGCGGACGCACTCGCGCCTCGGGGGATCCGCGGATGA
- a CDS encoding lantibiotic dehydratase yields the protein MTLDPGVDRDGPSVSLGGQWWMWRDVAVRSAGFAFEDMLRLGCPELAAQVDAELDPASPARPTEPEMWTRAFESECAYLAQIADGPAFREAIAWQHPRLVKTALDPFVADPTSPRRNYRRRQIETVLARYVQRYHCRNESIGFFGSVGWARWESSADTDGNPLLAVQGAAGTIATRRVRLETWAVAVLADRWGRDPALRRQLRPGLAPAVRAEHGTVSSALGRLPLSVQRFAVLAACDGRTTLAEMTERLSDAGVPGLDSPQEVEGHVLTLCRQGLVVLGLHVPPDDDPLDPLEAQLGAVPDPVVRERYLPLVARLRSAVARVDRAAGDPRHLMIELDRLTTMFAELSGKPANRQLEADLRGRTPVVHDCTNTVRVRLSQNMLTCVAPPLRLMLASAQWLVGAVAEAHLHLLEGIHTGLGGGRQPLNRVAAQYWLRCTPEAFRADVGGLVADLGRRWAAILPVPPGVRHHRVAAGDLEAAVAERFPARPVPWLSGRCHSPDLLLAASDVEAVRRGEYQWVLGEMHCGVNTLNQGLFVQSAPWPEDLRTAMDEDLGRESWMVPIFPSGWPGVSGRSHPSPHLTSERLDYLRLVAEPPRSSVPGPGVPLATLALVRADDGLWVEAEGGRRWHPMAVLGEFLGDVLPDSFVPFPTAEHRPRIDIDRLTVAREQWRVPAASLTWGETAGDPERYRRVREWAGRLGLPRFVFVRFPDHPKPCYVDLTSPLLINMCAAQLRRSRRTAPDGLVTVTEMHPHPDHLWLPHGAPDRHSTSEFRVAIVDRSGAGPV from the coding sequence ATGACGCTCGATCCCGGTGTCGACCGCGATGGGCCGAGTGTGTCGCTGGGCGGTCAGTGGTGGATGTGGCGGGATGTCGCGGTGCGCTCCGCCGGGTTCGCGTTCGAGGACATGCTGCGGCTCGGTTGCCCGGAGCTGGCAGCGCAGGTCGACGCCGAGCTCGATCCGGCGTCACCAGCCCGGCCGACCGAGCCCGAGATGTGGACCCGGGCGTTCGAGTCCGAATGCGCGTACCTGGCTCAGATCGCCGACGGCCCGGCCTTCCGCGAGGCGATCGCCTGGCAGCACCCGCGGTTGGTGAAGACCGCGCTCGACCCCTTCGTCGCCGACCCGACGTCGCCTCGTCGCAACTATCGTCGGCGCCAGATCGAGACGGTGCTCGCTCGCTACGTCCAGCGATACCACTGCCGCAATGAGTCGATCGGCTTCTTCGGGTCGGTGGGATGGGCTCGGTGGGAATCGTCGGCGGACACGGACGGCAACCCACTGCTCGCCGTCCAGGGCGCCGCGGGGACGATCGCCACCCGCCGGGTTCGGCTGGAGACCTGGGCCGTCGCCGTCCTCGCCGACCGGTGGGGCCGGGACCCGGCGCTGCGTCGCCAGCTGCGACCCGGATTGGCTCCGGCGGTGCGGGCCGAGCACGGGACGGTGTCGAGCGCCCTCGGCCGGCTCCCCCTGTCCGTTCAGCGGTTCGCCGTGCTGGCAGCCTGCGATGGCCGCACGACCCTGGCCGAGATGACCGAGCGGTTGTCGGACGCCGGCGTCCCCGGTCTCGACTCGCCACAGGAGGTCGAGGGTCACGTCCTCACCCTGTGTCGGCAGGGACTCGTCGTCCTGGGGCTGCACGTTCCCCCGGACGACGACCCGCTCGACCCGCTCGAGGCGCAACTCGGTGCCGTACCCGACCCGGTGGTGCGGGAGCGGTACCTGCCGTTGGTGGCTCGCCTGCGGTCGGCGGTCGCGCGGGTGGACCGGGCTGCCGGCGATCCCCGCCACCTGATGATCGAGCTGGATCGGCTGACCACCATGTTCGCCGAGCTCAGCGGGAAGCCCGCCAACCGCCAGCTGGAGGCCGACCTGCGGGGGCGCACTCCCGTCGTCCATGACTGCACCAATACGGTGCGGGTTCGGTTGAGCCAGAACATGTTGACGTGCGTTGCTCCCCCGTTGCGGCTCATGCTGGCCTCGGCGCAGTGGCTCGTGGGAGCGGTGGCCGAGGCGCACCTCCACCTGCTCGAGGGCATCCACACCGGGCTCGGTGGTGGGCGCCAACCCTTGAACCGGGTGGCGGCCCAGTACTGGCTGCGCTGTACCCCCGAGGCCTTTCGTGCCGACGTCGGGGGCCTGGTGGCAGACCTGGGCCGCCGTTGGGCCGCCATCCTGCCGGTGCCACCGGGAGTGCGGCACCATCGCGTGGCGGCCGGTGACCTCGAAGCGGCCGTGGCGGAGCGGTTCCCGGCTCGGCCCGTCCCGTGGCTGTCGGGCCGATGCCACTCACCCGATCTGCTGCTCGCCGCGTCCGACGTCGAGGCTGTTCGCCGCGGCGAATACCAGTGGGTGCTCGGCGAGATGCACTGCGGGGTCAACACGCTGAACCAGGGCCTGTTCGTCCAGTCGGCGCCGTGGCCGGAGGACCTGCGCACGGCGATGGACGAGGACCTGGGCCGGGAGTCCTGGATGGTGCCGATCTTCCCCTCGGGGTGGCCGGGGGTCAGCGGGCGGTCCCATCCCTCGCCCCACCTGACCAGCGAGCGGTTGGACTATCTGCGGCTCGTTGCCGAACCACCCCGGTCGAGCGTTCCCGGACCGGGAGTCCCGCTCGCCACCCTGGCCCTCGTGCGCGCCGACGACGGATTGTGGGTGGAGGCCGAGGGTGGGCGCCGGTGGCACCCGATGGCGGTGCTCGGCGAATTCCTCGGTGATGTCCTCCCCGACTCCTTCGTCCCCTTCCCGACTGCGGAACACCGGCCGCGGATCGACATCGACCGGCTCACCGTGGCTCGGGAGCAGTGGCGAGTCCCGGCCGCCTCGTTGACCTGGGGCGAGACGGCCGGCGACCCGGAACGGTATCGACGGGTTCGGGAATGGGCGGGGCGGTTGGGTCTTCCTCGGTTCGTCTTCGTGCGCTTTCCCGACCACCCCAAGCCGTGCTACGTCGATCTGACCAGTCCGCTACTGATCAACATGTGCGCGGCTCAGCTGCGCCGCAGTCGGCGCACCGCTCCCGACGGTCTGGTCACCGTGACCGAGATGCACCCGCACCCCGACCACCTCTGGCTGCCGCACGGAGCTCCGGATCGGCACAGCACCAGTGAGTTTCGCGTGGCGATCGTCGACCGATCAGGCGCTGGGCCGGTCTAG